Within the Eucalyptus grandis isolate ANBG69807.140 chromosome 1, ASM1654582v1, whole genome shotgun sequence genome, the region TGGGTAAGATATCGTTCCTTCTTCATTGTACttattttttactttccatattgcaattatgcaattttatatttcaacgACGATATGTTTAACCATGTATGCCCCTTTAGGTTTAGATTAGATGGGTAGACCTGAAGTGGACGTGATCCCTATGCCTAGGAATCTCAAGACTTTATGGGAGAATCTCGAACCGAGACATCAAGACTACATGGAAAAGTGCATAGGCTTCCTCCCGACTTTATTAAAAGTCGAACCACGTATTGCAATGGTCAAAGCATTGGCTCATTTTTGGAATCCTGTGACTTGTACTTTCGTGTTTAATCAATGTGAATTGACCCCTACAATTGAGGAGTTCCAAAAAGCCATTGGATTAGGTAAAGCTTCTTTAGGTTTTGTCACTCCTCCTATTGGCCAAAATCCAATATCTCTTCTAAGTCAATTCCTCAATATCCCTTATGATAAAATTGAAGCTATTCTTAATGGAAACTCTCATGCCATGCCTTATAATTTCCTTGAAAAACATTTCCGTAGCCTTGAGCCAAAATCTGGGAACCAAATTCCTCGTGTCTTCCTACTCATATTCTTTGGTTTTGTGATTTTCCCATATACCCGAAAAACAATGGATCCTTTAGTCACACATATTGTCAACCAAGTGTGCGCATTTAATTGTTTCACACATATGATCCTTGCTGAAACTTTTGTGTCTCTTAATCAGTTTAAAGCAAATGGTCGAGGAACTCTTAGAGCCCCATTAGGACTTCTCCAAATTTGGCTCTTTTCACATATCAAAGAGTTCGCCCCTCACATGAAGATTATTGATGTCACAAAACATCATCCAATTCTTAGATTTTCCCAATGAAACGAATCCTTTCCATCATGGTCTTTCTCTATGTGGTTCCATTTCCTTAAAAATCTCAACCATAGCTTAATTCAATGGCATGCTCGGTGGCTTGGGAATCCCGAGGTGCGCCTTTTTAGTGGAGTTGACAATCCACTTCCCCTCGTGGGACTGACGGGTTTAACGTCATATTACCCTTTAAGGGTATTTCGCCAATATCGCGCGCTTCAAACGATCCCGCCAATCCTCAAGCTGGGGTTATATCGTATTGATTATCACAATGAAGTCATCAAGGAAAACCAAATTGACCATATCAAGGCCGCAATTCAAGCTGCTTTTGGGATTTGGTACTCCCATTCCTCGCATCACGTGGTTGCCATCGATGAAGCTGATTTGGAAGGAGAGATGAAGACCCATCAAGCTACCATCAATTACATATACCGTCAAGTAGAACCTGAGCTCAAGGTTCAGTTGCCGGATGTTCCCGAGCCTCAAAGACTTCAACAAGCACATATTCAGGAGCAAGAAAACAATGTCTTGATCCATGAGGAATGCTTGGCCCATGAAAACAAGCGTCTCCACACGATCTCGCCTAGTACTTAGGTTTTCATTTCATATGCTTTTCTTGTAAAGGGATTTCATTTGTGTTTCCCTCCTTTCTATTGAGGTTTActtgtattcattttcatatccTATGTAAACATCACATGTAAAGTCGAACTACTTTGTAAGCTTCAAGAAAGCAAGGTTTTGTTTTCCCTTGTAATTGTTCGattgaaatgaatgaaattcatgaacattctcatgtaatttttagaaaaggggcattctgattaaatatttgtcgtcgttccttttcaattgtataatttattttgaagaaattttgataagaggAGGTTATATGATACTTTGGGATCATATACACTTCTTATCATtatttcatctcaagaaaatataaaattgactagGATTTGTACTTTAATGGTTTCTTTTGATCGGTACtaatttgagtcattttcttttacaggAGGTTTTGAAAAAACGGCTGAAGAAAGATTTGTTATACGAACTCGCCGCCAAACAAAGATGGAAAACGAAGATACCCGAGCCCGTGTCATTAATATGGAGAATCAAATGGCACAAATGATGACGTTATTGGCCGATCTCTCCAGCCAAGTCAAAAGCTTGACATCTACTTCTTCTACCATGAATATTCCTACCGCGCCCCCTGAAGTGCCGGTAGTAAAGCCCATGGCAAAAGTGCCTGTGGAAGAGATCCCCACTGCAATCCCGATAGTTATCGATCTAGAGCCTCCCTCTAAAGAGATTCCAGCTTCGcactttgatgaagaaaatgcaaggCGCCTCGCAAAGATTAAGGAGCGCCTTTGCATGCTGCAAGGCTATCAGTTCCAGGGGCTTGATAAATTGTCACCATTTGCCAAAGTTACGGTCCCTAAATTCTATAAGGAGCCGgagttcacaagaaaatatgacgGCATTGGATGTCCTAAGACACATTTGAAGTACTACCTGGGCAAGATGGCCCGTTATTCAGATAATCCCCCACTCTTGATCAATTCATTTCAGGACAGCCTAGTTGGTCCTGCGTTAACCTGGTTCATAGAGTTGGACATGGAGAAAATCCGTACCTGGGAAGATCTCGTTGAAGAATTCCTCCAGCAATACAAGTTTAATACTGAAATTGCTCCGACTCGAGAGGAATTGGTTCGGGtcgaaaaaagaagagatgaaTCATTTAGGGCCTACGCTCAAAGGTGGAGGGTCATTGCGTCTCAAGTGAAACCGCCATTGTCTGAGAAAGAGACCATGAAATTGCTACTTCAGGCTATGCCCCGTGATTTTTTTGAGAAGATGTACAATCATACTTGTATGAACTTTGCTACATTTGTAGAGTAGGGAGAACGCATCGAGGGGATCATGCGGGAAGGAAGGTTGTCTGAGAACACAAATCGTCGATATACCCCAAAGAGGGATAAGGAATCGACTGTGGAGATCGCCTATGTACAAAATTCCTCTTCTCAGAAGCCGTataatcctcaaattcataaaCCCTCCATGGAGGTAGGGGTTCTTCCAGAACTTTGAGCATAAAGGAAAGGCCCCTCAAAGGCAATTTACTCCATTGCCTAGGCCTATGTCCCAACTACTTCCAATGCTGATTGAAAATCATCTTGTCGCAAAAGAAATCCCAAGGAATAATTCGCCAAAGTTTGCCGGATTCGaccttaataaaacatgtgaTTATCATATGGGAGAGAGAGGTCATCATGTGGGCAACTTTCTGGTGCTCTGTTCTAAGGTCCATAATTTGCTGGATAAAAAGCTGCTCACCTTTAAAGACTCAGCGTCGAATGTCCAACAAAATCCTCTTCCAAAGCATTTTGAAGAGGTCAACATGATTTATGGGGATGACGACAAAGATATACCCCCGATGGAAATCCAAAGATGGAGCAAATCACACCATTTGCTGATCGCCGCTGAAAGACGACATCACTTGTAATAAAGAAGACCTTCAATTTTGCCAAAAGATAAAGAGGTCTACCCCTGTGACGGGGATGAGGATGAATATAAAACTTCTCATTTGGATAGTGAGTTCATAAAGAAAGCTTGCGAAAGAGGTGAAGTGGTGGACACTTAGGGACAACCAAGAGGGAAATACGACTTTATGGTCAAGTATATTCCTCTTCcaagttattttcaaaatcccGAAGACATTGTCCCTAATGGATGGGGAGAGGAATTCGAAAATGATTTCATGGCTATGATCGAACCTATTGTGATTGACCTGACTAAGGGGAAAATTCCATGTGGGAATGATACAACTGCTAAGAGTGTCATCGAAGTCGGCTCATTGGTTGATAATTTTGGAGCCATGAAGATCTCAAACACGGGTTTTGGTCCTGTTGTGATCGAGTTACCACCAGAA harbors:
- the LOC120295743 gene encoding uncharacterized protein LOC120295743, which encodes MTLLADLSSQVKSLTSTSSTMNIPTAPPEVPVVKPMAKVPVEEIPTAIPIVIDLEPPSKEIPASHFDEENARRLAKIKERLCMLQGYQFQGLDKLSPFAKVTVPKFYKEPEFTRKYDGIGCPKTHLKYYLGKMARYSDNPPLLINSFQDSLVGPALTWFIELDMEKIRTWEDLVEEFLQQYKFNTEIAPTREELVRVEKRRDESFRAYAQRWRVIASQVKPPLSEKETMKLLLQAMPRDFFEKMYNHTCMNFATFVE